From a single Bryobacter aggregatus MPL3 genomic region:
- a CDS encoding flagellar motor protein, with protein sequence MAENSSGKTRFDFATIGGLLLAAGGIVGGLVLEGGVIKDITQYTAGLIVVCGTLGAVMVHTPMHTLRGGLARFKELLVEKNNSPATVIEEILAYANKARKTGLVSLEEDSLRVEDPFLRKALTMAVDGCDLSELRSMMELQIAVEEHHAESEAKVFEAAGGYAPTIGIIGAVLGLIQVMKHLENITEVGHGIAVAFVATVYGVALANLLFLPAANKIKARIGAETERKEMILEGVVGIVEGLNPKLIRSKLEAYTSASSEGAGRRTGGGPQAVAA encoded by the coding sequence ATGGCAGAGAATAGTTCGGGCAAAACGCGGTTTGACTTTGCGACGATCGGAGGGCTGCTGCTCGCCGCCGGCGGGATCGTCGGCGGCCTGGTGCTCGAAGGCGGCGTGATCAAGGACATCACGCAGTACACCGCCGGGCTGATTGTTGTCTGTGGCACTTTGGGCGCGGTGATGGTCCACACTCCGATGCACACCTTGCGTGGGGGGCTGGCGCGCTTCAAGGAGTTGCTGGTGGAGAAGAATAATTCCCCCGCTACCGTCATCGAAGAGATCCTTGCTTATGCGAACAAGGCGCGCAAGACGGGTTTGGTGTCGCTCGAGGAAGACTCTCTACGGGTGGAGGATCCGTTCCTGCGCAAAGCCCTGACGATGGCTGTCGATGGGTGCGATCTTTCTGAACTGCGGTCGATGATGGAACTCCAGATTGCGGTCGAAGAGCATCATGCCGAAAGCGAAGCAAAGGTCTTTGAAGCGGCGGGCGGCTATGCGCCAACGATCGGCATCATTGGCGCCGTACTCGGCTTGATCCAGGTGATGAAGCACCTGGAGAACATCACCGAAGTGGGACACGGGATCGCCGTGGCCTTTGTCGCGACCGTTTATGGCGTGGCCTTGGCGAATCTTCTCTTTCTTCCTGCAGCCAACAAGATCAAGGCGCGGATTGGCGCGGAGACAGAACGGAAGGAGATGATTCTGGAGGGGGTGGTGGGGATTGTGGAAGGGCTCAATCCGAAGCTGATCCGGTCGAAACTGGAAGCCTATACGTCGGCGAGTTCGGAGGGGGCGGGACGCCGGACGGGAGGCGGACCGCAAGCGGTGGCCGCCTGA
- a CDS encoding efflux RND transporter periplasmic adaptor subunit, with protein sequence MNRILILSAVALIASSCGTSQASRAVVDPPKDVDPLAVTAEQMKDMKTERAALFDLPATEEATGKVAFNEDAMTPVFSPYTGRLLQLMAKPGDSVKQGEPLLLIESPDVLDAENDFLAGAANVTKSKALLKQAERTVSRLQRLVQGEAAAPKDLEQAQTDLESAASDVHVAEIQVDSARQRLLSFGKTAAELEQLSVSRRPDRTTRVLSPISGQVVARKAGPGQYVRPDNPDPLFTISDMSSLWLIANVYESQIPLIHVGERVRLKVLAFPNTDFPAQVTYIAPAVNPETRRVEVRCTIRNTNHQLKPEMFASFRFENAARRALLVSQRALVREGNINVVWVLEGGQRVTRRIVEVGAEHDGKIEIKSGLTAGDQVVSDGALFLSSFTRG encoded by the coding sequence ATGAATCGAATTCTGATCCTGAGCGCCGTCGCGCTGATCGCCAGCTCTTGTGGCACCTCACAGGCCAGCCGGGCTGTTGTCGATCCCCCAAAAGATGTGGATCCCCTGGCCGTGACGGCAGAGCAGATGAAGGACATGAAGACCGAGCGCGCCGCGTTGTTCGATCTCCCGGCCACGGAAGAGGCCACCGGAAAAGTAGCCTTCAACGAAGATGCGATGACTCCGGTCTTCTCCCCTTATACTGGGCGGCTCCTCCAATTGATGGCGAAGCCCGGCGATTCTGTGAAGCAGGGCGAGCCCTTACTGCTGATCGAATCGCCTGACGTTCTCGATGCCGAGAATGATTTCCTGGCTGGCGCGGCGAACGTCACAAAGTCGAAGGCCTTGCTCAAACAGGCTGAGCGCACCGTAAGCCGCTTGCAGCGTCTGGTACAGGGCGAAGCGGCGGCGCCGAAAGACCTGGAACAGGCGCAGACGGATCTCGAGAGTGCTGCAAGCGACGTGCACGTCGCCGAGATCCAAGTGGATTCCGCCCGCCAGCGCCTGCTCTCTTTCGGGAAAACGGCAGCAGAGCTGGAGCAGCTTTCTGTCTCCCGCCGCCCCGACCGCACCACGCGCGTGCTCTCGCCGATCAGCGGCCAAGTGGTCGCCAGAAAAGCTGGTCCCGGACAGTACGTCCGTCCCGATAACCCCGATCCGCTCTTCACCATCTCTGATATGTCTTCCCTCTGGTTGATTGCCAATGTGTACGAGTCTCAGATTCCGCTCATCCACGTCGGCGAACGCGTGCGCCTGAAGGTGCTCGCCTTTCCGAATACAGACTTTCCGGCGCAAGTGACCTATATTGCTCCGGCCGTCAATCCGGAAACGAGACGAGTTGAGGTCCGTTGCACCATCCGCAATACGAACCACCAGTTGAAGCCCGAGATGTTTGCTTCCTTCCGCTTTGAAAACGCAGCACGGCGGGCACTGCTCGTCTCCCAGCGTGCCCTCGTGCGCGAAGGCAACATCAATGTGGTCTGGGTGCTGGAAGGTGGCCAGCGTGTCACGCGGCGCATCGTCGAGGTTGGCGCTGAGCACGACGGCAAAATCGAAATCAAATCAGGACTGACGGCGGGCGATCAAGTGGTCTCCGACGGCGCTCTGTTCTTGAGTAGCTTCACTCGAGGTTAA
- a CDS encoding tetratricopeptide repeat protein has protein sequence MKTFFLILSLASASLFAQSSMEVNPNLFVVMAAINAAGYDADLDSTANSPIRAQVRQYIAQAKPPVLQQLTEFYIGHRKADPARDLSQYISFALCIELVPAASGPEFRYRMRLNELPPDVQELDGFEKLLTRFYRETKLEGLLARNQAALDRALEPYHSPVTLALQQIDGYLRSTQVNNTKGSFHVYLDPLAAPNQIHVRSYANDLFVVLTSSPEPQVEYIRSAYLHFVVDPIAMRSLKEIESKASLIDFAQGAPALDPQYKQNFPLLTVACLTRAIDARMAPANQRSPKVEEALKEGFILTPYFAEKLMEYEHQELSMRFYLPTLINHIDLKKETERLDAVNFANAPRERRAKVAPKPVVEVSPAEKMLDDAEQLWSKKEYQQASVLFRQALELTNARPLKGRAYYGMARVAALNKDPQLAVDLFEKTIEEGAEPQISAWAHVFLGRLLGLAQENEAAKKHFEAAIATAGVSPMAKKAAEDGLKGTPTPRP, from the coding sequence TTGAAGACCTTCTTTTTGATTTTGTCGCTCGCCTCGGCGAGTCTGTTCGCCCAATCGAGCATGGAGGTGAATCCGAACCTCTTTGTCGTGATGGCCGCCATCAACGCGGCCGGTTACGATGCCGACCTCGACAGCACCGCGAACTCCCCCATCCGGGCCCAGGTTCGGCAGTACATCGCGCAAGCCAAGCCCCCCGTCCTCCAACAACTCACTGAATTCTATATCGGCCATCGCAAAGCCGATCCGGCACGCGATCTGAGCCAGTACATCAGCTTTGCCCTCTGCATTGAATTGGTGCCGGCGGCTTCCGGGCCGGAGTTCCGCTATCGCATGCGCTTGAATGAACTGCCGCCCGATGTGCAGGAGTTGGACGGCTTTGAAAAGTTACTCACCCGTTTCTACCGGGAGACAAAGCTCGAAGGCCTGCTCGCCCGCAACCAAGCCGCCCTCGACCGCGCCCTCGAACCGTACCACTCCCCCGTCACGCTGGCGCTCCAGCAGATCGATGGCTATTTGCGCAGTACGCAGGTGAACAACACGAAGGGCAGCTTCCATGTCTATCTCGACCCGCTTGCCGCTCCCAATCAGATTCACGTCCGCAGCTACGCGAATGATCTTTTCGTCGTGCTCACCTCTTCGCCCGAGCCACAAGTGGAATACATCAGAAGTGCCTATCTGCACTTTGTCGTCGACCCGATCGCAATGCGCAGTTTGAAAGAGATCGAGAGCAAAGCGAGCCTGATCGATTTTGCCCAGGGCGCCCCGGCGCTTGACCCGCAGTACAAGCAAAACTTCCCGCTGCTCACCGTTGCCTGCCTCACCCGCGCCATCGATGCGCGCATGGCGCCGGCCAACCAGCGGAGCCCGAAGGTTGAGGAAGCGCTCAAGGAAGGCTTCATCCTCACTCCTTACTTTGCCGAGAAGCTGATGGAGTATGAGCATCAGGAATTGTCGATGCGCTTCTACCTGCCAACCCTGATCAACCACATTGATCTGAAGAAGGAAACCGAGCGGCTCGATGCCGTGAACTTTGCAAACGCACCACGCGAGCGCCGGGCCAAGGTGGCGCCCAAGCCGGTGGTGGAAGTCAGCCCGGCGGAAAAGATGCTCGATGACGCCGAACAGCTTTGGAGCAAAAAGGAGTACCAGCAGGCGAGCGTACTCTTCCGTCAAGCCTTGGAGTTGACCAACGCGCGTCCGCTCAAGGGACGGGCTTATTACGGCATGGCCCGCGTCGCCGCACTGAACAAGGATCCGCAGCTGGCCGTCGATCTCTTTGAGAAAACAATCGAGGAGGGCGCCGAACCGCAGATTTCGGCCTGGGCTCATGTGTTCCTCGGACGGCTGCTGGGCTTGGCGCAGGAGAACGAAGCGGCGAAAAAGCACTTTGAAGCAGCGATCGCCACCGCTGGAGTGTCCCCGATGGCGAAGAAGGCGGCGGAAGACGGCCTGAAGGGAACCCCCACCCCTCGGCCTTGA
- the glgA gene encoding glycogen synthase GlgA — protein sequence MSRVLMVSSEAAPFAKTGGLADVLGSLPPELNALGDECAVVLPRYGAIDVRASEKVFERMRIYLGGGYYECDIYQKVQRGTKFFFVEHLGLYGRDGFYGDRYGEFGDNHVRFAALCSAALGVARYLFPTQIFHCHDWQAGLLPLFLKNFVTGDPAFYGAKSLFTIHNLGYQGLVDRSKLWDAGVEDRFYRSDLLEFNGMASLLKSGLVFADALTTVSPRYAQEIQTPEYGFGMDGMLRARSGVLHGILNGCDYEEWDPRTDRHIVANYSADEPGGKVGCKLALLEEFGMGHRIERPLIGIVSRLATQKGFDLVASVLDEMLGWRDATLIVLGSGEEAIENQFSWYASRYPDRMIFWRGYNNELAHHIEAGADLFLMPSRYEPCGLNQMYSLRYGTLPVVRATGGLDDTIDAETGFKFWRFESWDLAECLRHALAVYGDKDRFEKMRQSAMGRDYSWAKSARQYSELYRELLES from the coding sequence ATGTCTCGTGTCCTGATGGTTTCGAGTGAAGCGGCTCCGTTCGCCAAAACCGGTGGTCTTGCCGATGTGCTGGGATCCTTGCCCCCGGAGTTGAATGCGCTCGGAGATGAGTGTGCCGTCGTATTGCCTCGCTATGGGGCAATAGACGTCCGAGCTTCCGAAAAGGTTTTCGAGAGGATGCGGATCTATCTCGGTGGCGGCTATTACGAGTGCGACATCTATCAAAAGGTGCAACGGGGCACGAAGTTCTTCTTTGTCGAACACCTTGGGCTCTATGGCCGCGACGGTTTTTATGGCGACCGCTATGGCGAATTCGGGGATAATCACGTTCGCTTTGCGGCCCTCTGCAGCGCGGCGCTGGGCGTAGCCCGCTACCTGTTTCCGACCCAGATTTTTCATTGCCACGACTGGCAGGCCGGCTTGCTGCCGCTCTTTCTCAAGAACTTTGTGACCGGCGACCCGGCCTTCTATGGGGCCAAGTCTCTGTTCACGATCCACAATCTCGGCTACCAGGGACTGGTAGACCGCTCGAAGCTGTGGGATGCGGGTGTCGAGGATCGCTTTTACCGGAGCGACCTGCTTGAGTTCAATGGGATGGCGAGCCTGCTGAAATCCGGTTTGGTCTTTGCCGATGCGCTGACGACGGTGAGTCCGCGCTATGCGCAAGAGATCCAGACGCCCGAATACGGATTCGGAATGGATGGGATGTTGCGGGCCCGTTCCGGGGTCCTGCACGGGATTCTCAACGGGTGCGACTATGAGGAGTGGGATCCGCGCACGGACCGCCACATTGTCGCGAATTACTCGGCGGACGAGCCGGGCGGCAAGGTGGGCTGTAAGCTCGCGTTGCTCGAGGAGTTTGGGATGGGGCATCGCATCGAGCGGCCGCTGATCGGCATTGTGTCCCGCTTGGCCACCCAAAAGGGCTTCGATCTGGTGGCGAGCGTGCTGGATGAGATGCTCGGATGGCGCGATGCGACGCTGATCGTGCTCGGGTCGGGGGAAGAGGCGATCGAGAATCAGTTCAGTTGGTATGCCAGCCGCTATCCGGACCGGATGATTTTCTGGAGAGGCTACAACAACGAACTGGCGCATCACATTGAAGCAGGCGCTGACCTGTTTCTGATGCCGTCGCGTTATGAACCATGTGGCCTCAATCAAATGTACAGTCTGCGCTATGGGACTCTGCCGGTGGTTCGCGCGACCGGTGGTCTGGATGATACGATTGATGCAGAGACGGGCTTCAAGTTCTGGCGTTTTGAGAGCTGGGATTTGGCAGAGTGTCTCCGGCACGCCCTGGCGGTGTATGGAGACAAGGACCGGTTCGAGAAAATGCGGCAGAGTGCGATGGGACGGGATTACTCCTGGGCGAAATCGGCCCGGCAGTATTCGGAACTGTACCGTGAATTGTTGGAGAGCTAG
- a CDS encoding flagellar FlbD family protein codes for MIALTRLNHERFVVNTDLIVLIEANPDTVLALTTGERVRVLESLDEVVAKSIEFKREVARGGLRVSHGRE; via the coding sequence ATGATTGCGTTGACGAGGCTCAACCACGAACGTTTTGTGGTGAACACTGATCTGATCGTCCTGATTGAAGCCAACCCGGATACGGTTCTGGCGCTCACCACAGGCGAACGGGTGCGTGTGCTCGAAAGCCTGGACGAAGTTGTTGCCAAGTCGATTGAGTTCAAGCGGGAAGTCGCCCGCGGAGGTCTCCGGGTCAGTCATGGCAGAGAATAG
- a CDS encoding flagellar motor protein MotB: protein MARRQKQHAHENHERWLVSYADFITLLFAFFVVMFASSHADKKKAKEMSASVKEAFEQGSMPKALANLMGRKRPPETDDPKRSGQPAEKDTGKTDPALAALAELVPSLESLTKSLANEIADGKVAINMEPRGLVVSLKEAAFFPPAGDAVQAEAFPILGKIAESARTLPNQMLLEGHTDSTPIHNDRFRSNWDLSAARAIAMLNVFSERYGIERTRMSVSGYAENVPVAGNETVEGRRKNRRVDVVFLNQYGLKTQPGRQ, encoded by the coding sequence ATGGCAAGACGCCAGAAGCAACACGCCCATGAAAATCACGAACGTTGGCTGGTCTCCTATGCCGACTTCATTACGCTGCTCTTCGCCTTTTTTGTGGTGATGTTTGCCAGTTCCCATGCCGACAAGAAAAAAGCGAAGGAGATGTCGGCCTCCGTCAAGGAAGCCTTTGAGCAAGGCTCGATGCCCAAGGCGCTGGCGAACCTGATGGGCCGCAAGCGTCCTCCGGAGACAGACGATCCCAAGCGATCCGGACAGCCCGCCGAGAAGGATACCGGCAAAACCGATCCCGCACTTGCTGCGCTGGCCGAACTGGTGCCGTCTCTCGAATCGCTTACCAAGTCACTGGCCAATGAGATTGCCGATGGGAAGGTCGCGATCAATATGGAGCCTCGCGGGTTGGTGGTGAGCCTCAAGGAAGCAGCCTTCTTTCCACCGGCAGGAGATGCGGTGCAAGCCGAGGCCTTTCCGATTCTGGGAAAAATTGCCGAGAGTGCCAGGACTTTGCCGAACCAGATGCTACTCGAAGGACACACGGATTCCACCCCGATTCACAATGATCGCTTCCGTTCCAATTGGGATCTCTCTGCGGCCCGGGCGATTGCCATGCTGAATGTATTCAGCGAACGCTACGGGATCGAGAGAACAAGGATGTCTGTATCGGGATATGCGGAGAATGTGCCCGTGGCGGGGAATGAAACGGTGGAGGGACGCCGCAAAAACCGGCGCGTGGATGTGGTGTTTCTCAACCAGTATGGTTTGAAGACACAACCGGGGAGGCAGTAA
- the rnc gene encoding ribonuclease III produces MKTLESRLGYTFANPAILIRALSHRSLNSERKQGREEMAEHNEQLEFLGDAVLGLLISDYLFQTYPELPEGKLSIHKARIVSAAHLVEVARKLQLGQCLLLGRGEELSGGREKKALLADALEAVLAAVYLDGGLECAREVVQNVVMSVPTAHDELSELKNFKASLQELAQSKGMPQPIYVTVRTDGPEHSKTFVVEARVGTQWIEQGQGPTKKAAGQMAARVLYHRMSGNLKFTASPVVSSNHTG; encoded by the coding sequence TTGAAGACGCTGGAAAGCCGTCTCGGTTATACGTTTGCGAATCCGGCCATTCTCATTCGTGCCCTTTCCCACCGCAGTCTCAACTCTGAACGCAAGCAGGGCCGCGAGGAAATGGCCGAGCACAATGAACAGCTCGAGTTTCTCGGCGACGCGGTCTTGGGCTTGTTGATCAGTGACTATCTCTTCCAAACCTATCCCGAACTTCCGGAAGGAAAGCTCAGCATCCACAAAGCTCGCATTGTGAGTGCCGCGCATCTGGTGGAGGTGGCGCGCAAGCTCCAGCTCGGGCAGTGCCTGCTGCTCGGGAGAGGCGAAGAGTTGAGCGGAGGCCGTGAGAAAAAGGCGCTGCTCGCCGACGCACTCGAGGCCGTTCTTGCCGCAGTCTATCTGGACGGCGGATTAGAATGCGCGCGCGAAGTGGTGCAAAATGTCGTCATGAGCGTCCCGACCGCTCACGATGAACTCTCCGAATTGAAGAACTTCAAAGCCAGCCTGCAGGAGCTGGCGCAATCAAAGGGGATGCCCCAGCCGATCTATGTGACGGTGCGAACAGATGGACCGGAGCATTCCAAGACTTTCGTGGTGGAGGCTCGGGTCGGGACCCAATGGATCGAACAAGGCCAGGGCCCGACGAAAAAGGCCGCAGGGCAAATGGCGGCACGCGTGCTCTACCATCGCATGAGCGGCAATCTGAAGTTTACTGCCTCCCCGGTTGTGTCTTCAAACCATACTGGTTGA
- the trxA gene encoding thioredoxin TrxA: MAGANTLNFSDSAWDTEVLNSDKPVLVDFWAEWCGPCRMIAPTVDAVADEYNGKLKVGKLNVDDNGGTAMRYNVRGIPTLLLFKGGQIVEQRVGAVSKSDLVKMLEPHVS; this comes from the coding sequence ATGGCTGGAGCAAATACACTTAATTTTTCCGATTCGGCTTGGGACACTGAGGTTTTGAACTCAGACAAGCCTGTCCTGGTCGATTTTTGGGCCGAATGGTGCGGACCGTGCCGGATGATTGCCCCGACTGTGGACGCTGTTGCTGATGAGTACAACGGCAAATTGAAGGTCGGCAAGCTGAATGTCGATGACAATGGTGGCACTGCCATGCGCTACAACGTGCGCGGGATTCCCACTCTTCTGTTGTTCAAGGGCGGACAGATCGTCGAGCAGCGCGTGGGCGCCGTCTCAAAGAGCGATCTGGTCAAGATGCTCGAACCGCACGTCAGCTAA
- a CDS encoding MerR family transcriptional regulator, translating into MESPDDTLRFDPEDLAPGIKSADELPAKLYFRIGEVSKLTGLKQHVLRYWETEFPNISPKKMGSNHRMYRRKDVEFILEVKHLLYEKRYTIEGARKHLEHKPKPLSKSAKKNTAAAGAGRPMPKVQSSLFLVNEIEKKPEPSPAPRTKFSDELRAILEILQN; encoded by the coding sequence GTGGAATCTCCAGACGATACATTACGTTTTGACCCGGAAGACCTCGCCCCCGGCATTAAGTCGGCCGACGAGCTTCCGGCCAAACTCTATTTTCGGATCGGCGAGGTCTCCAAGCTCACCGGATTGAAGCAGCACGTCCTGCGCTATTGGGAGACCGAGTTCCCCAACATCTCTCCTAAGAAGATGGGCTCGAACCATCGGATGTACCGGCGCAAGGATGTGGAGTTCATTCTTGAGGTCAAGCATCTGCTTTACGAGAAGCGCTACACGATCGAAGGCGCCCGCAAGCATCTCGAACACAAGCCGAAGCCGCTCAGTAAGAGTGCGAAGAAGAACACGGCCGCCGCTGGGGCTGGCCGGCCCATGCCGAAGGTCCAGTCCTCGCTCTTCCTGGTCAATGAGATCGAAAAGAAGCCCGAGCCGAGCCCAGCTCCGCGCACGAAGTTTTCCGACGAGTTGCGCGCGATTCTCGAAATTCTCCAAAACTAA
- a CDS encoding efflux RND transporter permease subunit: MKKLIELSLSRRHLVLAMFLVFLVTGFVVFQRLNIEAYADPAPPMVELITQNPGYSAEDMERYITIPLEVALAGMPGLQNTRSISLYGLSDIKLQFSYETDYWFAQQQVLNRINQVQLPNGVQPFLSPTSPVGEIYRYQVKAPPGYSLLELKTLEDWLIERRLRTIPGVVDVIGWGGLTKEYHADIDMKKLVAFNIPLKQVLDQLAAANMNVGARTINLGEQSVNVRGVGLLQTLQEMESVVLSQNKGNPVLLRDVATLSVGNAQRMGIIGRDKDPDIVEGIVLMRRGEKTLDVVNRIEVEVERLNHSGELPPGVRVESYYDRKNLVNQTTHTVLESLLFGICLIFFIQYLFLGDLRTALIVAATIPAALFFSVMLMVLRGDSANLLSVGAIDFGIIVDSTVILVENIYRRLMHPGSFGILRRDTSELLPGTPPNLREKFLRIFASSLEVDKAIFFSAAITIAAFIPLFTMQGVEGQIFAPMAKTYGYAMVGAILATFLVTPMLSSYLLPLPLEEKETFLIRFLNRIYRPALRTNLKHRYLTIAAAAVILVVCGMVSTRIGSEFLPKLEEGNLWIRASLPPTISLEAGVPYVTRMREYLKSQPMVETVISQHGRPDDGTDPTGFFNVEFFAPLASMSDRSRWGNVTKPELIEKLKADMARDFPGVVFNFSQNIEDNVQEAVSGVKGENSIKLFGNDLMVLEQQASAIKDEIGKVQGVQDVGVFHQVGQPNLLIQVDRIRSARYGLQAGEVNSIVQAAIGGQAVTQILEGDRQFDLRVRLSPEYRSDINAIRKIPIPAPSGATVLLSDVANIEMTAGASYIYRENAHRYIPIKFSVRDRDLGGAVSEAQQKVQKAIHLPAGYSIEWSGEFGALQEAKARLMWIIPLSLMLIMVLLYGLFNNLRDSILALWDIPFATCGGILALYITGLNLSVSAAVGFISLFGVSVMNGILVLTYYNQLRDDGMEREMAMTQAAETRMRPLLMTSMSACVGLLPAALSHGIGSQVQRPLATVIVGGMLLGPILILLLVPILRIVSMPKLHRSTASMEME, translated from the coding sequence ATGAAGAAACTCATTGAACTCTCCCTGTCGCGGCGCCATCTGGTGCTCGCGATGTTCCTCGTATTTCTTGTCACCGGTTTCGTCGTCTTCCAGCGTCTGAACATCGAAGCCTATGCCGACCCCGCACCGCCGATGGTCGAACTGATCACGCAGAACCCCGGTTACTCGGCCGAAGACATGGAGCGCTACATCACGATTCCGCTCGAAGTGGCGCTGGCCGGAATGCCCGGGCTGCAAAACACGCGCAGCATCTCGCTTTACGGTCTGTCCGACATCAAGCTCCAGTTCAGCTACGAAACAGACTATTGGTTTGCACAGCAACAAGTGCTGAATCGCATCAATCAAGTACAACTCCCGAATGGAGTGCAGCCTTTTCTTTCTCCCACCAGTCCGGTCGGCGAGATCTATCGCTACCAGGTCAAGGCGCCTCCCGGCTACAGCCTGCTCGAACTGAAAACCCTGGAAGACTGGCTGATCGAGCGGCGTCTGCGCACCATCCCTGGCGTAGTAGACGTCATCGGTTGGGGCGGTCTGACGAAGGAATACCACGCCGACATCGACATGAAGAAGCTGGTCGCCTTTAACATCCCGCTGAAGCAGGTTCTCGATCAACTGGCCGCCGCCAACATGAACGTTGGTGCCCGCACGATCAATCTTGGCGAACAATCGGTCAATGTCCGCGGGGTCGGCCTGCTCCAGACCTTGCAGGAGATGGAGAGCGTCGTGCTCTCGCAGAACAAAGGCAACCCCGTGCTCTTACGCGATGTCGCCACCCTCAGTGTGGGCAACGCCCAGCGGATGGGCATCATCGGCCGCGACAAAGATCCCGACATCGTGGAGGGTATCGTCCTGATGCGCCGTGGCGAGAAAACCTTGGATGTGGTCAATCGGATTGAAGTGGAAGTGGAGCGCCTGAATCACTCAGGAGAACTGCCTCCCGGCGTCCGCGTCGAGTCCTACTACGACCGCAAGAACTTAGTGAATCAAACCACGCACACAGTTCTCGAATCGCTCCTGTTCGGCATCTGTCTCATCTTCTTCATCCAATACCTGTTCTTGGGAGACCTCAGAACCGCCCTGATTGTCGCCGCCACCATTCCTGCGGCCCTGTTCTTCAGCGTAATGCTGATGGTGCTCCGTGGCGATTCGGCGAACCTCCTCTCGGTTGGCGCGATCGACTTCGGCATCATCGTCGACTCGACGGTCATTCTGGTCGAGAACATCTATCGCCGTTTGATGCACCCCGGGTCCTTCGGCATCCTGCGCCGCGATACATCTGAGTTGTTGCCCGGCACACCACCCAATCTGCGCGAGAAGTTCCTCCGCATCTTTGCCAGCTCCCTCGAAGTGGATAAGGCGATCTTCTTCTCTGCAGCCATCACCATTGCCGCGTTCATTCCGCTCTTCACCATGCAGGGTGTAGAAGGCCAGATCTTTGCGCCCATGGCAAAGACCTACGGCTACGCCATGGTCGGCGCCATTCTGGCTACCTTCCTTGTAACGCCCATGCTCTCCAGCTACCTGCTGCCTCTGCCGCTCGAAGAAAAAGAGACTTTCCTCATTCGTTTCCTGAACCGGATTTACCGCCCGGCGCTGCGGACGAACTTGAAGCATCGCTATCTCACGATTGCTGCTGCTGCCGTCATCCTGGTGGTTTGTGGCATGGTGAGCACCCGGATCGGCAGTGAGTTTCTGCCCAAGCTCGAAGAAGGGAATCTGTGGATCCGGGCGAGCCTTCCCCCCACCATCTCTCTCGAAGCGGGCGTTCCTTATGTCACCCGCATGCGGGAGTACCTGAAGAGCCAACCGATGGTGGAGACGGTCATCTCGCAACATGGCCGTCCCGACGATGGGACCGATCCCACCGGCTTCTTCAACGTCGAGTTCTTTGCCCCGCTCGCCTCCATGTCCGACCGCTCCCGTTGGGGGAATGTGACAAAGCCGGAGTTAATCGAGAAGCTGAAAGCCGACATGGCGCGGGACTTTCCCGGTGTCGTCTTCAACTTTTCGCAAAACATCGAAGACAACGTGCAGGAGGCGGTATCGGGTGTCAAAGGGGAAAACTCGATCAAGCTCTTCGGCAACGACCTGATGGTGCTCGAACAACAGGCGAGCGCTATCAAGGATGAGATTGGCAAAGTGCAAGGTGTCCAGGATGTGGGGGTCTTCCACCAGGTTGGGCAACCGAATCTCTTGATCCAGGTCGACCGCATTCGCTCCGCCCGCTACGGCTTACAGGCCGGCGAGGTCAACAGCATTGTCCAGGCCGCGATCGGAGGGCAGGCTGTGACGCAGATTCTCGAAGGCGACCGGCAATTTGATTTGCGGGTCCGCCTTTCGCCTGAGTACCGCAGCGATATCAACGCGATTCGGAAGATCCCGATTCCGGCCCCGTCTGGAGCGACGGTGCTGCTCAGCGATGTAGCCAACATCGAAATGACTGCGGGCGCTTCGTATATCTACCGGGAGAACGCGCATCGCTATATTCCGATCAAGTTCAGTGTGCGTGATCGTGATCTGGGTGGTGCGGTGAGTGAGGCGCAACAGAAAGTGCAGAAGGCGATCCATTTGCCCGCGGGATACAGCATTGAGTGGAGCGGGGAATTTGGAGCGCTTCAGGAAGCAAAAGCGCGTCTGATGTGGATCATCCCTCTCAGCCTGATGTTGATCATGGTCCTGCTGTACGGCCTCTTCAACAATCTGCGCGACAGCATCCTCGCGCTGTGGGACATTCCCTTCGCTACCTGTGGCGGCATCCTGGCCCTGTACATCACCGGGCTGAACCTCAGCGTCTCCGCTGCGGTTGGTTTCATCTCGCTGTTCGGCGTCTCGGTCATGAACGGAATCCTCGTGTTGACCTACTACAATCAACTGCGGGACGACGGCATGGAGCGGGAAATGGCCATGACCCAAGCGGCGGAGACGCGAATGCGACCTCTCTTGATGACCTCTATGTCGGCCTGCGTCGGACTCTTACCGGCAGCCCTATCGCACGGCATCGGGTCGCAAGTGCAGCGTCCGCTGGCAACGGTAATCGTGGGTGGGATGCTCTTAGGTCCGATCCTGATCCTATTGCTGGTCCCCATCCTGCGCATCGTCTCGATGCCCAAACTGCATCGGTCGACCGCCAGCATGGAAATGGAATAA